A window of the Lactuca sativa cultivar Salinas chromosome 7, Lsat_Salinas_v11, whole genome shotgun sequence genome harbors these coding sequences:
- the LOC111883918 gene encoding uncharacterized protein LOC111883918 — translation MAKTMSVTRNDDDASSSSSRKRFKTFDNGGVASWSDVNHDVLFIVMMKLGVVDFVAFSGVCKSWRSLAVSNRNTFMASKPPMQISIGPHVNKEDSYYFLEDLIEGRFKTIIPHSSCRAYFGLTCGYLILFGRETRDFWLVNPITRDELHFPNYPLIVTSHEVQMRAIKGILVFSPSISGCVFVVLHRKNISFSIVGKQGWNHISSPIPTPEILDLHVLKGKIYSIHTDSSICELRLDQNQNLKWTSFETKNYPKKDWFPPEFVSSGEKLYMIYRSSSSRRKVMELDFGEMKWVPPKKTTGECVFFLSRFTSCVAIKPESWPELQTLYRSCGYFLDDDKSRQCMFCYEWMWYFPHDCLNVTVLDE, via the coding sequence ATGGCCAAGACAATGAGTGTTACAAGAAATGATGATgatgcatcatcatcatcaagcaGGAAGAGGTTCAAGACTTTTGACAATGGTGGTGTGGCATCTTGGTCGGATGTTAACCATGATGTGCTTTTTATAGTTATGATGAAACTGGGAGttgttgattttgttgcattCAGTGGAGTTTGCAAGTCATGGAGGTCACTTGCAGTCTCTAACAGGAACACGTttatggcgtccaaaccacccaTGCAGATAAGCATCGGGCCCCACGTTAATAAGGAAGACTCCTATTATTTCCTTGAGGACTTGATAGAAGgaagatttaaaaccattattCCCCATTCTTCATGCAGGGCCTATTTCGGATTAACTTGTGGTTACCTTATCTTATTCGGAAGGGAAACCCGCGACTTCTGGCTTGTGAATCCTATCACAAGGGATGAACTTCATTTCCCCAATTACCCCTTAATTGTAACTTCTCATGAAGTACAAATGAGGGCTATCAAGGgtatccttgtcttttcacctTCAATATCTGGgtgtgtgtttgttgtgttaCATAGAAAAAATATATCATTTTCTATAGTGGGTAAACAAGGCTGGAATCATATCTCCTCCCCTATCCCCACTCCTGAAATCCTTGATTTACATGTTTTAAAGGGGAAGATATATAGCATACACACTGATTCTTCGATATGTGAACTCAGACTTGATCAGAATCAAAATCTCAAATGGACTTCATTCGAAACCAAAAATTATCCAAAGAAAGACTGGTTTCCACCAGAGTTTGTAAGTTCGGGAGAAAAGCTTTATATGATATATCGGTCTTCATCATCACGGAGAAAGGTTATGGAATTAGATTTTGGTGAAATGAAATGGGTCCCACCGAAAAAGACAACAGGAGAATGTGTTTTCTTTCTTAGCAGGTTCACTTCTTGTGTTGCTATTAAACCTGAGTCATGGCCTGAACTTCAGACACTATACAGGAGCTGTGGTTACTTTCTTGATGATGATAAAAGTCGACAGTGCATGTTCTGTTATGAATGGATGTGGTACTTCCCTCATGATTGTTTGAATGTTACTGTCTTGGATGAGTGA
- the LOC111883926 gene encoding uncharacterized protein LOC111883926, with the protein MAKTRNMTGNRNHDDNDASSSSSSSSKKSFDKGDVASWSDLNHDVLFLVMMQLGFVDFFAFSGVCKSWRSLALSRRSIYMASIPPMSIRSGSGNQDSYWHLKDFKKKTCKTIIPDSAGRRCFGLTCGYLILFSKETRDFLLVNPITRHELRFPNYPLYVRAYESIRAILVFSPSVSGWVFVVLNKKLSFCMEGKRGWNHVSSTLPIRDFYAFKGKIYTLHTDLSVCELRLDLNGKRKWMLFESKNFTKPDISHPELVSSGEKLYLICEHATQDKVLELDVGEMKWVSPEKTIGEYAFFLSSGWKKSSAAIKPDSWAAAHPTQYKTYDYFLHANESRKRHWYYYEPLWYFPHDCLTVNILVD; encoded by the coding sequence ATGGCCAAGACAAGAAATATGACTGGGAACCGGAATCATGATGACAATgatgcatcatcatcatcatcatcatctagcAAGAAGAGTTTTGACAAGGGTGATGTGGCATCTTGGTCAGATCTAAACCATGATGTGCTTTTTCTAGTTATGATGCAACTTGGATTTGTTGATTTTTTTGCATTCAGTGGAGTCTGCAAGTCATGGAGGTCATTGGCACTCTCTAGGAGGAGTATATACATGGCATCCATACCTCCCATGTCAATCCGGTCTGGGTCTGGTAATCAAGATTCGTATTGGCACCTGaaggattttaaaaaaaaaacatgtaaaaccaTTATTCCAGATTCAGCTGGCAGGAGATGTTTTGGATTGACTTGTGGTTACCTGATCTTGTTCAGTAAGGAAACTCGCGACTTCTTGCTTGTGAATCCTATCACAAGACATGAACTTCGTTTCCCTAATTACCCCTTATATGTTCGTGCTTATGAAAGCATCAGGGCTATCCTCGTCTTTTCACCTTCAGTATCAGGGTGGGTGTTTGTTGTGCTGAATAAGAAGCTATCATTTTGTATGGAAGGGAAACGAGGATGGAATCATGTCTCCTCCACTCTCCCCATCCGTGATTTCTATGCTTTCAAGGGGAAGATATATACTCTACATACcgatctctctgtatgtgaactCAGACTCGATCTGAATGGGAAACGTAAATGGATGTTATTCGAATCCAAGAATTTTACGAAGCCAGACATATCACATCCAGAGCTTGTAAGTTCTGGTGAAAAGCTTTATCTGATATGTGAGCATGCAACACAGGACAAGGTTTTGGAACTAGATGTTGGTGAAATGAAATGGGTGTCTCCTGAAAAGACAATTGGAGAATATGCTTTCTTTCTTAGTAGTGGCTGGAAGAAGTCTTCTGCTGCTATTAAACCAGACTCATGGGCTGCTGCCCATCCGACACAATACAAGACCTATGATTACTTCCTTCATGCTAATGAAAGTCGAAAACGACACTGGTACTATTATGAACCACTGTGGTACTTCCCCCATGATTGTTTGACTGTTAATATCCTTGTTGACTGA